Proteins encoded within one genomic window of Flavobacterium sp. NG2:
- a CDS encoding TetR/AcrR family transcriptional regulator, whose translation MTTEEKIFNAAKIVFHKKGYAGARMQEIADEAGINKAMLHYCFKNKQVLFEAVFKKAFHQLAPKINQIFQSDSSLFEKIKEFTNSYISFVIDNPYLPAFIIQEMNNNPEFVVSFLNDEKRPNPNLLIAQIEREIELGNIKAIKPKQLLLNIFSLTVFPFAAQVLVKGILHLTDDEFNQMMEERKTSIAQQIINSIKK comes from the coding sequence ATGACTACTGAAGAAAAAATATTTAATGCCGCCAAAATTGTCTTTCATAAAAAAGGATATGCTGGAGCTCGTATGCAAGAAATAGCAGATGAGGCAGGAATAAACAAAGCCATGCTACACTATTGTTTTAAAAATAAACAGGTGTTATTTGAAGCTGTTTTCAAAAAAGCTTTTCATCAATTAGCCCCAAAAATAAATCAGATTTTCCAATCGGATTCAAGCTTATTTGAGAAGATAAAAGAGTTCACTAATAGCTATATTTCGTTTGTCATTGACAACCCCTATTTGCCCGCTTTTATCATTCAGGAAATGAATAATAACCCTGAGTTTGTAGTTTCTTTTTTAAATGATGAAAAAAGACCTAATCCTAATTTACTTATAGCACAAATAGAACGAGAAATTGAATTGGGAAATATCAAAGCCATCAAACCAAAACAGCTTTTATTAAATATATTTTCGTTGACCGTATTTCCTTTTGCAGCACAAGTTTTGGTCAAAGGCATCTTGCATCTTACGGATGACGAATTTAATCAGATGATGGAAGAACGAAAAACTAGCATTGCACAACAAATTATTAATTCGATAAAAAAATGA
- a CDS encoding TolC family protein, protein MKKSIQLSLFLLSLISFGQQTISLETCYELAYKNYPIAKQNEYMTQKSTLEIDVLNKGKLPKIDLNAQATYQSAVTQVPIKIPNSTIIPPNKDQYRATLDVNQLLYNGGLIDANARIKESQTKTQQQQIEVSLHQLKPRINQLYFSVLLLQEQTKILKSKQEQLISKIKEVKSGVKFGALLPASEKNLEAENLKLQQQLTEISFEKKKMLANLASLTYSPFDENTQLLKPTNNVDFKVNNKRPELQLFDLQTQQLDANKEVIDKSTLPKLNAFGQAGYGNPGLNMLDNSFQPFYIVGLKANWNLFDWNKSKIEKQLLQVSESMIQTEKETFLLNTQMQLQEQETEINKLQAFIKTDNDIIELREHILKTADAQLRNGVINSAVYIIEITNLFEAKTIQKTHEIQLALAQANYLVTKGTL, encoded by the coding sequence ATGAAAAAGTCAATACAACTTAGCTTGTTCCTTTTGTCGTTAATTTCTTTTGGACAACAAACAATTAGCTTGGAAACCTGCTATGAATTAGCATACAAAAACTATCCGATTGCTAAACAAAATGAATACATGACTCAAAAGTCAACTTTAGAAATCGATGTTTTAAACAAAGGAAAGTTACCCAAAATAGACTTGAATGCACAAGCAACTTATCAGTCGGCCGTAACCCAAGTACCCATCAAAATCCCCAACTCCACTATTATACCACCTAATAAAGACCAATATCGGGCGACTTTAGATGTAAATCAATTACTTTATAATGGTGGATTGATAGATGCTAATGCAAGAATTAAAGAATCACAAACCAAAACGCAACAACAACAGATTGAAGTGAGTTTACACCAACTCAAACCGAGAATTAATCAACTGTATTTTTCTGTTTTATTACTACAGGAACAAACGAAAATCTTAAAATCCAAACAAGAACAACTGATTTCAAAAATAAAAGAAGTTAAATCGGGAGTTAAATTTGGTGCTTTACTACCCGCTTCAGAAAAAAACCTAGAAGCCGAAAATTTAAAATTACAACAGCAACTCACCGAAATATCTTTTGAAAAAAAGAAGATGCTTGCCAACCTAGCCTCGCTCACCTACTCGCCCTTTGATGAAAATACGCAATTACTAAAACCTACAAACAATGTTGATTTCAAAGTCAATAACAAGCGACCTGAACTTCAACTATTTGACTTACAAACCCAACAATTAGACGCAAACAAAGAAGTAATTGACAAATCGACACTACCAAAATTAAATGCCTTTGGTCAAGCAGGTTATGGAAATCCAGGTTTGAATATGCTGGACAATTCTTTCCAACCTTTTTATATTGTGGGATTAAAGGCTAATTGGAATCTATTTGATTGGAATAAATCCAAAATAGAAAAACAACTGCTTCAGGTTTCTGAATCAATGATTCAAACGGAAAAAGAGACTTTTTTACTCAACACCCAAATGCAATTACAAGAACAGGAAACAGAAATCAATAAACTTCAGGCCTTTATCAAAACCGATAATGATATTATCGAACTAAGAGAGCATATTTTAAAAACCGCCGACGCTCAATTACGAAATGGAGTCATTAATAGCGCTGTATATATTATTGAAATCACTAATTTATTTGAAGCCAAAACAATTCAAAAAACACACGAGATTCAGCTTGCTCTTGCCCAAGCGAACTACCTAGTTACCAAAGGAACTTTATAA
- a CDS encoding HlyD family secretion protein → MKKAITFLILTALLACSKNNDKADGYGNFEATEVMVSAEANGKIKELHLEEGSILEANTIVGIIDTIQLHYSKEQLKAAAQTINSKSANVLSQKSVLYAQLQTALIEKKRIQNMFNENAATQRQVDEINGKVSVLNEQIKSINTQNAPITNENKSIAVQIEKINDQIEKSKITNPIKGTVLTKFAQPNEITTFGKPLYKIADISQMNLRVYISETQLPNIKIGQKLTVKIDTTNEMKSYEGIVSWISSQAEFTPKTIQTKEERVNLVYAVKVLVKNDGSLKIGMPAEVWFKQ, encoded by the coding sequence ATGAAAAAAGCAATCACTTTTCTAATCCTAACAGCATTATTGGCTTGTTCAAAAAACAACGACAAGGCCGATGGTTACGGTAATTTTGAAGCCACAGAAGTTATGGTTTCGGCTGAAGCCAATGGAAAAATCAAGGAGTTACATCTGGAAGAAGGTAGCATTTTAGAAGCCAATACTATTGTGGGAATCATTGACACTATCCAATTGCATTACTCAAAAGAACAATTGAAAGCAGCGGCACAAACTATCAATTCAAAATCGGCCAATGTTTTGTCTCAAAAAAGTGTGCTTTATGCCCAACTTCAAACAGCTTTAATTGAGAAAAAAAGGATTCAGAACATGTTCAACGAAAATGCAGCGACCCAACGTCAAGTCGATGAAATCAATGGTAAAGTATCAGTCTTAAATGAACAAATAAAAAGCATTAATACACAAAACGCACCGATTACTAATGAAAATAAATCAATTGCTGTTCAAATTGAAAAAATAAATGACCAAATCGAAAAAAGCAAAATTACAAACCCAATCAAAGGAACTGTTTTAACCAAATTTGCCCAACCCAATGAAATTACTACTTTTGGGAAACCGCTTTATAAAATCGCTGATATTAGCCAAATGAATTTGCGGGTTTACATTAGTGAAACCCAATTACCCAATATTAAAATTGGGCAAAAACTAACCGTTAAAATCGATACAACTAACGAAATGAAATCCTATGAAGGAATCGTTTCTTGGATTTCCTCACAAGCTGAATTTACGCCCAAAACCATTCAAACAAAGGAAGAACGTGTTAACCTAGTCTATGCCGTT